A genomic region of Pelodiscus sinensis isolate JC-2024 chromosome 1, ASM4963464v1, whole genome shotgun sequence contains the following coding sequences:
- the RXYLT1 gene encoding ribitol-5-phosphate xylosyltransferase 1 isoform X3: MRPARKRLCSALLAAYSLFSLYAAYCVFLRPRRPPASRQQRHGRERSSLGNEEWNPWEGDEKNEQIASQQRYETNLQLLKHMKSQQEQIDLRVQIWGKAAIGLYLWQHILEGLIEPAAVTAQWREGNIKGGKTHFRYRNFPMVEPNWSMLRSPRSYLCNFLGTVYKNSSREKLMEVLKQDGLDKLCWIAAREQWQPQETNESFRIYQDALLQSDLTLCPVGVNTECYRIYEACSYGSVPVVEDVMTPGKCGNSSIYHRAPLQLLKTMGAPFIFVKNWEELPAILEKEKNRSLQEKIQRRKKLIEWYRHFKAQMRHKFINILENSFLPNDQGG; the protein is encoded by the exons ATGCGGCCCGCGCGGAAGCGGCTCTGCTCCGCGCTGCTGGCCGCCTACTCGCTCTTCTCCCTCTACGCCGCCTACTGCGTCTTCCTGCGGCCGCGGCGCCCGCCCGCCTCCCGCCAGCAGCGCCACGGCAGAG AACGCTCTTCTTTGGGAAATGAAGAATGGAATCCTTGGGAAGGAGATGAAAAAAATGAGCAGATTGCTTCACAGCAGAGATATGAAACTAACCTTCAACTGTTAAAACATATGAAATCCCAGCAAGAACAAATAGACCTCAGAGTACAGATCTGGGGTAAAGCAGCCATTG GTCTTTATCTCTGGCAACATATTCTTGAAGGTCTGATTGAACCTGCTGCTGTGACTGCTCAGTGGAGAGAAGGAAATATAAAGGGAGGGAAAACGCATTTCAG ATATAGGAATTTCCCCATGGTAGAGCCCAACTGGTCAATGCTACGTTCTCCAAGATCATATCTATGTAATTTTTTAGGAACTGTGTATAAGAATTCATCTAGGGAgaagttaatggaagttttgAAACAAGACGGGCTTGATAAACTCTGTTGGATTGCAGCCAGAGAACA GTGGCAGCCTCAAGAAACAAATGAAAGTTTTAGAATCTATCAAGATGCATTGCTACAGAGTGATCTCACATTGTGCCCAGTGGGAGTAAATACAGAATGCTATAGAATTTATGAAGCTTGTTCATATGGCTCTGTTCCTGTTGTAGAAGATGTAATGACACCAGGCAAGTGTGGAAACTCATCTATATACCATAGAGCTCCACTGCAATTACTAAAGACTATGGGGGCTCCATTTATCTTTGTAAAAAACTGGGAAGAACTTCCTGCTAttttagaaaaagagaaaaataggaGTTTACAAGAAAAGATTCAAAGGAGAAAAAAACTTATAGAATGGTACCGACACTTCAAAGCACAAATGAGACACAAATTCATTAATATATTGGAAAATTCATTTTTACCAAATGATCAAGGAGGGTAA
- the RXYLT1 gene encoding ribitol-5-phosphate xylosyltransferase 1 isoform X2 codes for MKSQQEQIDLRVQIWGKAAIGLYLWQHILEGLIEPAAVTAQWREGNIKGGKTHFSFITGPAVVPGYFSVEADNVVLILNGREDAKITYVTQWLHYAQTLIQTHKLRHIAVVLLGSEQCNNEWIHPYMKRHGGFVELLFIVYDSTWVNEEDIFQWPLGVATYRNFPMVEPNWSMLRSPRSYLCNFLGTVYKNSSREKLMEVLKQDGLDKLCWIAAREQWQPQETNESFRIYQDALLQSDLTLCPVGVNTECYRIYEACSYGSVPVVEDVMTPGKCGNSSIYHRAPLQLLKTMGAPFIFVKNWEELPAILEKEKNRSLQEKIQRRKKLIEWYRHFKAQMRHKFINILENSFLPNDQGG; via the exons ATGAAATCCCAGCAAGAACAAATAGACCTCAGAGTACAGATCTGGGGTAAAGCAGCCATTG GTCTTTATCTCTGGCAACATATTCTTGAAGGTCTGATTGAACCTGCTGCTGTGACTGCTCAGTGGAGAGAAGGAAATATAAAGGGAGGGAAAACGCATTTCAG TTTCATCACTGGTCCAGCCGTAGTCCCTGGATACTTTTCAGTAGAAGCTGATAATGTGGTTCTCATTCTGAATGGAAGAGAGGATGCAAAGATCACTTATGTCACTCAGTGGTTACATTATGCACAAACTTTAATACAAACTCACAAGCTGCGGCATATTGCAGTTGTGCTGCTTGGAAGTGAGCAGTGTAACAATGAATGGATTCACCCCTACATGAAAAGACACGGGGGATTTGTGGAACTACTTTTTATAGTATATGACAGTACCTGGGTAAATGAAGAAGATATTTTCCAGTGGCCTTTAGGAGTAGCTAC ATATAGGAATTTCCCCATGGTAGAGCCCAACTGGTCAATGCTACGTTCTCCAAGATCATATCTATGTAATTTTTTAGGAACTGTGTATAAGAATTCATCTAGGGAgaagttaatggaagttttgAAACAAGACGGGCTTGATAAACTCTGTTGGATTGCAGCCAGAGAACA GTGGCAGCCTCAAGAAACAAATGAAAGTTTTAGAATCTATCAAGATGCATTGCTACAGAGTGATCTCACATTGTGCCCAGTGGGAGTAAATACAGAATGCTATAGAATTTATGAAGCTTGTTCATATGGCTCTGTTCCTGTTGTAGAAGATGTAATGACACCAGGCAAGTGTGGAAACTCATCTATATACCATAGAGCTCCACTGCAATTACTAAAGACTATGGGGGCTCCATTTATCTTTGTAAAAAACTGGGAAGAACTTCCTGCTAttttagaaaaagagaaaaataggaGTTTACAAGAAAAGATTCAAAGGAGAAAAAAACTTATAGAATGGTACCGACACTTCAAAGCACAAATGAGACACAAATTCATTAATATATTGGAAAATTCATTTTTACCAAATGATCAAGGAGGGTAA
- the RXYLT1 gene encoding ribitol-5-phosphate xylosyltransferase 1 isoform X1, with amino-acid sequence MRPARKRLCSALLAAYSLFSLYAAYCVFLRPRRPPASRQQRHGRERSSLGNEEWNPWEGDEKNEQIASQQRYETNLQLLKHMKSQQEQIDLRVQIWGKAAIGLYLWQHILEGLIEPAAVTAQWREGNIKGGKTHFSFITGPAVVPGYFSVEADNVVLILNGREDAKITYVTQWLHYAQTLIQTHKLRHIAVVLLGSEQCNNEWIHPYMKRHGGFVELLFIVYDSTWVNEEDIFQWPLGVATYRNFPMVEPNWSMLRSPRSYLCNFLGTVYKNSSREKLMEVLKQDGLDKLCWIAAREQWQPQETNESFRIYQDALLQSDLTLCPVGVNTECYRIYEACSYGSVPVVEDVMTPGKCGNSSIYHRAPLQLLKTMGAPFIFVKNWEELPAILEKEKNRSLQEKIQRRKKLIEWYRHFKAQMRHKFINILENSFLPNDQGG; translated from the exons ATGCGGCCCGCGCGGAAGCGGCTCTGCTCCGCGCTGCTGGCCGCCTACTCGCTCTTCTCCCTCTACGCCGCCTACTGCGTCTTCCTGCGGCCGCGGCGCCCGCCCGCCTCCCGCCAGCAGCGCCACGGCAGAG AACGCTCTTCTTTGGGAAATGAAGAATGGAATCCTTGGGAAGGAGATGAAAAAAATGAGCAGATTGCTTCACAGCAGAGATATGAAACTAACCTTCAACTGTTAAAACATATGAAATCCCAGCAAGAACAAATAGACCTCAGAGTACAGATCTGGGGTAAAGCAGCCATTG GTCTTTATCTCTGGCAACATATTCTTGAAGGTCTGATTGAACCTGCTGCTGTGACTGCTCAGTGGAGAGAAGGAAATATAAAGGGAGGGAAAACGCATTTCAG TTTCATCACTGGTCCAGCCGTAGTCCCTGGATACTTTTCAGTAGAAGCTGATAATGTGGTTCTCATTCTGAATGGAAGAGAGGATGCAAAGATCACTTATGTCACTCAGTGGTTACATTATGCACAAACTTTAATACAAACTCACAAGCTGCGGCATATTGCAGTTGTGCTGCTTGGAAGTGAGCAGTGTAACAATGAATGGATTCACCCCTACATGAAAAGACACGGGGGATTTGTGGAACTACTTTTTATAGTATATGACAGTACCTGGGTAAATGAAGAAGATATTTTCCAGTGGCCTTTAGGAGTAGCTAC ATATAGGAATTTCCCCATGGTAGAGCCCAACTGGTCAATGCTACGTTCTCCAAGATCATATCTATGTAATTTTTTAGGAACTGTGTATAAGAATTCATCTAGGGAgaagttaatggaagttttgAAACAAGACGGGCTTGATAAACTCTGTTGGATTGCAGCCAGAGAACA GTGGCAGCCTCAAGAAACAAATGAAAGTTTTAGAATCTATCAAGATGCATTGCTACAGAGTGATCTCACATTGTGCCCAGTGGGAGTAAATACAGAATGCTATAGAATTTATGAAGCTTGTTCATATGGCTCTGTTCCTGTTGTAGAAGATGTAATGACACCAGGCAAGTGTGGAAACTCATCTATATACCATAGAGCTCCACTGCAATTACTAAAGACTATGGGGGCTCCATTTATCTTTGTAAAAAACTGGGAAGAACTTCCTGCTAttttagaaaaagagaaaaataggaGTTTACAAGAAAAGATTCAAAGGAGAAAAAAACTTATAGAATGGTACCGACACTTCAAAGCACAAATGAGACACAAATTCATTAATATATTGGAAAATTCATTTTTACCAAATGATCAAGGAGGGTAA